One genomic window of Cryptomeria japonica unplaced genomic scaffold, Sugi_1.0 HiC_scaffold_294, whole genome shotgun sequence includes the following:
- the LOC131870130 gene encoding cucumisin-like, giving the protein MGDVPSPDYSQTAATASHVLLLHPVLGSHEAAHESLVHSYWKSFNGFAAWLSSSHVQHLSSTEGVVSVFKSKKAQLLTSRSWDFVGLPLSQQTNYLEYQSDVIVGVLDSGVWPESESFDDAGLGPIPSKWRGLCETTPDFKACNKKLIGARFYSKGFTSPLPAGEFLSPRDSDGHGTHTASTVAGSIVRNASLFGLAQGNVRGGVPGARIAMYKACWSLSCSDVDLLAAFDDAIYDGVDVISVSIGYSTGGFLPPPDYFEDSIAIGAFHAMKRGILTSNSACNDALEGSVCNFSPWSLTVAASTIDRQFKSELTLGNQMSFEGHAINTFIMEQPWYPLVYGGDAANVSGGFSSEDSSGCGLYSLDPSIVEGKIVVCYLSSPGDLPDGGVYVSGGAGAIIMYDPMNDTAFSFMVPATVISRKQGEVVRSYINSTRSPIASIAKSVAGNDSPAPITASFSSKGPSKITPDLLKPDITAPGVDILAAWSKVAPMSIDPLDKRVVDFNIISGTSMSCPHATGAAAYVKSFHPDWSPAAIKSALMTTASALDATLDGNEAAELGYGAGQINPLKAINPGLVYDTDANSYINMLCSQGYNETSLRLLTGEFISCSSKLSKQGVWELNYPSIMVISNASEPFLAQFPRTVTNVGPAKSTYEVKIDAPFGMNVTVEPDTLTFTSSNQKMSYNVKIESQVIPDNYALLSGALTWSFGNYSVRSPILVYYDVKQ; this is encoded by the exons ATGGGTGATGTTCCATCCCCAGATTATTCCCAAACAGCGGCGACTGCATCCCACGTTTTATTGCTTCATCCTGTACTTGGAAG CCATGAGGCAGCACATGAATCTTTGGTTCATAGTTATTGGAAGAGCTTTAATGGATTCGCGGCTTGGCTTTCTTCATCTCATGTCCAACATCTCTCAA GCACAGAGGGTGTAGTTTCGGTGTTTAAAAGCAAAAAGGCTCAACTCTTGACAAGTAGATCATGGGATTTTGTGGGACTTCCTCTGTCTCAGCAAACCAATTATTTGGAATATCAAAGTGACGTAATTGTTGGCGTTCTAGATTCAG GGGTATGGCCGGAATCAGAAAGTTTCGATGACGCGGGATTGGGTCCCATTCCCTCAAAATGGAGGGGACTGTGCGAGACAACACCCGACTTTAAAGCCTGCAATAA GAAACTAATAGGTGCACGCTTTTATTCTAAAGGCTTTACATCTCCACTACCTGCCGGCGAGTTCCTCTCTCCAAGAGATTCAGATGGCCATGGAACACACACCGCCTCCACAGTTGCTGGAAGCATTGTCAGAAATGCCAGCCTCTTTGGACTAGCCCAAGGAAATGTACGTGGAGGAGTACCAGGTGCAAGGATTGCTATGTACAAGGCTTGTTGGTCACTTTCTTGCAGCGATGTAGATCTCCTTGCAGCGTTTGATGATGCAATCTATGATGGTGTGGATGTCATTTCTGTTTCAATTGGTTATTCAACTGGAGGCTTCCTTCCCCCACCTGACTACTTCGAAGATAGCATTGCAATAGGAGCATTCCATGCTATGAAGAGAGGAATCTTAACATCAAATTCTGCTTGTAACGATGCCCTTGAGGGATCTGTTTGCAACTTTTCCCCCTGGTCTCTGACAGTGGCTGCAAGCACCATTGATCGCCAGTTCAAATCAGAACTTACTTTGGGAAATCAGATGTCTTTCGAG GGGCATGCTATAAACACATTCATAATGGAGCAGCCTTGGTATCctttagtatatggaggagatgctGCTAATGTTTCTGGTGGTTTTTCTTCAGAGGACTCCAG TGGTTGCGGGTTATATTCTCTGGACCCCAGTATAGTCGAAGGAAAAATAGTCGTTTGCTACTTATCAAGCCCCGGTGATCTGCCAGATGGTGGAGTGTATGTCTCTGGAGGGGCAGGTGCCATAATAATGTACGATCCAATGAATGATACTGCTTTCTCGTTCATGGTCCCTGCCACAGTTATTTCACGCAAGCAGGGAGAGGTTGTCAGATCTTACATCAATTCTACAAG GTCTCCTATTGCAAGTATAGCAAAAAGTGTGGCTGGGAATGATTCACCTGCACCTATAACAGCTTCATTCTCATCTAAAGGTCCTAGCAAAATCACGCCAGATCTTCTAAAG CCTGATATCACCGCACCTGGTGTAGATATTCTAGCGGCTTGGTCAAAAGTTGCACCAATGAGCATAGATCCTTTGGACAAAAGAGTAGTGGATTTCAATATCATCTCCGGAACATCCATGTCATGTCCTCATGCCACAGGAGCAGCTGCCTATGTCAAGTCATTTCATCCTGACTGGTCTCCTGCTGCTATTAAATCCGCTCTCATGACCACAG CATCAGCATTAGATGCAACACTAGACGGCAATGAAGCTGCAGAATTAGGATATGGTGCAGGGCAGATTAATCCCCTGAAGGCCATCAATCCAGGGCTTGTCTATGACACCGATGCAAATTCTTATATCAACATGCTATGTAGCCAAGGATACAATGAAACATCTTTACGTTTGCTGACAGGAGAATTTATCAGCTGTTCTTCAAAATTATCTAAACAAGGAGTATGGGAACTTAACTATCCTTCCATAATGGTTATTAGCAATGCAAGCGAGCCCTTTTTGGCTCAATTTCCAAGAACTGTTACAAATGTGGGACCTGCAAAATCTACATATGAAGTCAAAATAGATGCACCCTTTGGAATGAACGTGACAGTGGAACCAGATACACTCACTTTCACGTCCTCCAACCAGAAGATGTCATACAATGTAAAAATTGAAAGTCAAGTCATACCAGATAATTACGCTTTACTATCAGGTGCACTGACTTGGAGCTTTGGCAATTACAGTGTGCGCAGCCCCATTCTTGTATATTATGATGTGAAACAGTAA